One Oceanicoccus sagamiensis genomic region harbors:
- the nirD gene encoding nitrite reductase small subunit NirD, with amino-acid sequence MSESNWKEICHIDAIVPNAGRCALVEGEQVAIFRIQKSGNDELYAINNHDPFSKANVLSRGIIGSLSDRVVVASPIYKQHFCLATGECLEDEATQLKTYRVRVENNMVQLSA; translated from the coding sequence ATGTCTGAATCTAACTGGAAAGAAATCTGCCATATCGATGCGATTGTTCCCAACGCTGGCCGTTGCGCCTTAGTGGAAGGCGAGCAAGTAGCGATTTTCCGTATTCAAAAAAGTGGTAACGATGAGCTGTATGCCATTAACAATCACGATCCCTTTTCTAAAGCCAATGTCCTTTCAAGAGGGATTATTGGCAGCCTGTCGGACCGGGTTGTTGTTGCCTCGCCGATTTATAAGCAACATTTTTGCTTAGCCACTGGCGAATGTTTGGAAGATGAAGCGACTCAGCTAAAAACCTATCGGGTGCGTGTTGAGAATAATATGGTGCAGTTGTCTGCGTGA
- a CDS encoding transglutaminase-like domain-containing protein — protein MDYYASSKPLITQFREGHQLMRFTALMILCCFAVVFYSPAVNATINAVEDYLAYKPEYTVFADMEAALADTQQLVQQLQSVNRSLQGPSIPTLSAEMHQQRLQQQLKEQQQVFFKLDKQATGYFEDQLERYQRQQQSPSVIKGLKHQQQQYRDNNIWLLSRLERLSIGKGPKLTEELSQTIALLDKLYQPVQHPYDQIMPFGPSSITSGVPVKNAADLEAILGPNTLTNAIENEDRPTFTTVETTITPAIEALANSLGNDYVAIYNWVRNNIEFIPSYGSLQGADYTLQSRRGNAMDQASLLIALLKATGASARYEYGSIRLTNEEAMNWAGGVRAPAAAQNLFAQGGVPVARLSVNGNNDYMLVDHVWVRLYIGSGQWAYLDPSYKQYDYSEGMDLQSEVAFDAEAFANTLESTATVNETEGWVQNVNQAFIETELDDYRQALEDYLTNQQADATVGDVIGNKTIVPRTANVFPTSSSYYQIQQSQQFSQVPDNLQYKFMFQLQDTFGGELLSHTATTVELAGKSLAVSFNPATTADEQALLDYLPDDPQSVEDLPNTIPAGLMNVVGELTINGTAAATSAAMSFGQVLQTEKGYFFPGKGWSTTTNPIITGEYQAIGLDYHGLAPQQLEALQTKLENTKTQLEAENFTGLTKHEVVGDLMQSAVMSYMAITDVQSKLAARSGDVVYYREPSYGTFQTNAKPNGLLGTVSNIEMIGLLMDMDSMKFNTECKDNCLGKWRDYNQHMGATYSAYEHLIPEQLFSTEEEPVEGISAVKALAIASQQGQRIYTFTEDNLSYLSDLTVDQGTKDEILAQVQAGMVATVHQHPITYAGWTGTGYTIVHPETGAGSYKISGGSNGGNIVNLESVPQPLEWLLTGLGLVNKTAGVLSLLVAAYNYLLNCWFTVVSDGALENSVLFLGMALFPLSQVGIGLLAGFWIPILLSIALTALALVFYSSLDGACKRRTN, from the coding sequence ATGGACTACTACGCCTCTTCTAAACCATTAATCACCCAATTCCGTGAAGGCCATCAGCTGATGCGCTTCACCGCTTTAATGATCCTTTGCTGCTTCGCGGTGGTATTTTATTCCCCCGCAGTGAATGCCACGATTAATGCCGTAGAGGATTATCTGGCCTACAAACCTGAGTACACCGTATTTGCCGATATGGAGGCGGCGCTGGCTGACACCCAACAGCTGGTACAACAATTACAAAGCGTTAATCGCTCATTACAGGGCCCATCCATTCCCACACTGAGCGCTGAAATGCATCAGCAGCGACTACAGCAACAGCTTAAAGAACAGCAGCAAGTGTTTTTTAAACTCGATAAGCAAGCCACCGGTTACTTTGAAGACCAGCTAGAACGTTACCAACGACAGCAACAGTCACCCTCCGTGATTAAAGGGCTAAAACACCAACAGCAGCAATACCGAGACAATAACATATGGCTATTAAGCAGGTTAGAACGGCTATCTATAGGAAAGGGCCCCAAACTCACTGAAGAGTTATCCCAGACCATCGCCCTGCTAGATAAACTCTACCAGCCGGTACAGCACCCCTACGATCAAATAATGCCCTTTGGCCCTTCATCCATTACCAGTGGTGTGCCGGTAAAAAATGCGGCAGACCTTGAAGCCATCCTCGGCCCCAACACCTTAACCAATGCCATTGAGAATGAAGACCGGCCAACATTTACTACGGTAGAAACCACAATAACCCCAGCCATAGAAGCCTTGGCCAATAGCCTGGGTAATGACTATGTCGCCATCTATAACTGGGTGCGAAACAATATTGAATTTATTCCCAGCTACGGCTCACTACAAGGCGCCGACTACACCCTGCAAAGCCGCCGTGGCAATGCCATGGACCAGGCCAGCTTACTGATCGCTTTATTAAAAGCCACCGGTGCCAGTGCGCGTTATGAATATGGCAGTATTCGCCTGACTAACGAAGAAGCGATGAACTGGGCAGGTGGCGTCCGGGCACCGGCAGCGGCCCAAAACCTGTTTGCCCAGGGCGGTGTTCCCGTAGCGCGCCTATCGGTGAATGGTAACAATGACTATATGCTGGTTGACCATGTGTGGGTCAGGCTTTATATCGGCTCTGGCCAATGGGCCTATCTTGACCCCAGCTATAAACAGTATGACTACAGCGAGGGCATGGACCTGCAAAGCGAAGTCGCCTTTGATGCAGAAGCCTTTGCCAATACCTTGGAAAGCACCGCTACCGTCAATGAAACCGAAGGCTGGGTACAGAATGTTAATCAGGCGTTTATTGAAACCGAGCTGGATGATTATCGGCAGGCGCTTGAAGATTACCTGACCAACCAGCAAGCTGATGCCACCGTGGGTGATGTTATAGGCAACAAAACGATCGTCCCCAGAACTGCAAACGTCTTTCCCACCAGTAGTAGCTATTATCAAATCCAACAAAGCCAGCAGTTCTCGCAGGTGCCGGATAACCTGCAATATAAATTTATGTTTCAGCTACAGGACACTTTTGGTGGGGAGTTGCTCAGCCATACCGCTACCACCGTAGAACTGGCAGGAAAATCCTTGGCCGTCTCATTTAATCCAGCCACAACCGCCGATGAACAAGCCCTGCTGGATTACCTGCCTGATGACCCACAGAGTGTTGAAGACTTACCCAATACGATTCCTGCCGGATTAATGAATGTGGTAGGTGAACTTACCATTAACGGCACAGCAGCAGCCACCAGCGCCGCCATGAGCTTTGGGCAGGTCTTACAAACTGAAAAAGGCTACTTCTTCCCCGGCAAGGGCTGGAGTACCACCACCAACCCAATTATCACCGGAGAGTACCAAGCCATAGGACTGGACTACCACGGCCTAGCACCGCAGCAGCTAGAAGCCTTACAAACCAAACTTGAAAATACCAAAACACAATTAGAGGCCGAAAACTTTACGGGGCTAACCAAACACGAGGTTGTAGGTGATCTTATGCAATCGGCAGTGATGAGCTATATGGCCATTACCGATGTACAGTCTAAACTGGCAGCGCGTAGTGGTGATGTGGTCTACTACCGGGAGCCAAGCTACGGCACCTTCCAAACCAATGCTAAACCCAACGGGCTATTAGGTACAGTGTCCAATATAGAGATGATTGGTTTATTAATGGATATGGACTCCATGAAGTTTAATACCGAGTGTAAGGATAATTGTTTGGGTAAGTGGCGGGATTATAATCAGCACATGGGGGCAACGTATTCGGCTTATGAGCATTTGATACCGGAGCAGTTGTTTTCTACAGAAGAGGAGCCTGTTGAGGGTATTAGTGCAGTTAAAGCACTGGCGATAGCTTCCCAGCAAGGTCAAAGGATATATACATTTACTGAAGATAATCTATCTTACCTGAGTGACCTGACCGTGGATCAGGGGACCAAGGATGAAATACTGGCACAGGTACAAGCCGGTATGGTGGCTACAGTGCATCAGCACCCTATTACTTATGCCGGGTGGACAGGTACCGGTTATACGATAGTACATCCTGAGACTGGGGCTGGGAGTTATAAGATTAGTGGGGGCAGTAATGGAGGCAATATTGTAAACCTTGAATCGGTGCCCCAACCTTTAGAATGGCTACTTACCGGCT
- a CDS encoding DmsC/YnfH family molybdoenzyme membrane anchor subunit — protein sequence MTVELFDPIAKKRDSESIFPLRDNEPEYAKLKDIENDTHNRYGNLIELVQLEETQSLNINGVDEIGFNPNRNKQHAFHFTADNCIGCHACESACSEKNDLPAHISFRSVGYVEGGTFPDYQRMNISMACNHCDDPVCLKGCPTRAYTKHEEYGAVIQDPDICFGCGYCTWVCPYNAPQLDPVAGQVEKCNMCVDRLEVGLKPACVSACLGNALNFGVVENTPENRDHIDTRIPGFPDPDISKPNIRFEQTKNLPKEVTRTDSMPVKYQKDEKAGHYKPVVDKKVGEKKSWNLGRLSSRENPLVLFTLSTQAAVGLFISLFIGNLLGVKPLAAIVATDLYIPLLVAALGMIAIGLLMSTVHLGKPMRFYRGFNNLRHSPVAREGLGIVVFMACVGFHMLASLPANNFVMNLVPALSEFTTLAAITATVFGALAIPAGIIALYYMYRCYRIKARPFWNHWQTATSFAGSMLTLGAVVIAVIATPVLLWLNQSPASLLSLLGGFMAIGIALEGIGLSFHHKDLSAADHEGAASHYIQRSTFGKTYLLRNGLMGLNLLAAIGLCLWASDNVASLMLWTALLGSIVVTALIGRALFYVLVVPTTMPGAFFWKNKGFEQHARDIGLADMPQVGVAPLH from the coding sequence ATGACTGTTGAACTATTCGACCCCATTGCCAAAAAGCGTGACTCGGAATCCATCTTCCCCCTGCGGGACAACGAGCCCGAGTATGCCAAACTCAAAGATATCGAAAACGATACCCATAACCGCTATGGCAACCTGATTGAACTGGTGCAACTGGAAGAAACGCAAAGCCTGAATATTAATGGCGTAGATGAAATCGGCTTTAACCCCAACCGCAACAAACAACATGCGTTTCACTTTACCGCCGATAACTGCATTGGCTGCCATGCTTGCGAATCCGCCTGTAGTGAAAAAAATGATTTACCGGCCCATATCAGCTTTCGTTCCGTCGGCTATGTAGAAGGCGGCACCTTCCCTGATTACCAGCGCATGAATATTTCCATGGCCTGTAATCACTGCGACGACCCGGTCTGCCTAAAAGGCTGCCCTACCCGCGCCTATACCAAACACGAAGAATACGGCGCCGTCATCCAGGACCCGGATATTTGCTTTGGCTGCGGCTATTGCACCTGGGTATGCCCCTACAACGCACCCCAACTAGACCCCGTCGCCGGCCAAGTAGAAAAATGCAATATGTGTGTAGACCGCTTGGAAGTCGGCCTAAAGCCAGCCTGTGTCTCCGCCTGCTTAGGCAACGCCCTAAACTTTGGCGTGGTCGAAAACACCCCGGAAAACCGCGACCATATCGACACCCGAATCCCCGGCTTCCCGGACCCGGACATCTCAAAGCCCAATATCCGCTTTGAACAAACCAAAAACCTACCCAAGGAAGTCACCCGCACCGACTCCATGCCGGTGAAATACCAAAAAGACGAAAAGGCTGGCCACTACAAACCCGTCGTCGATAAAAAAGTCGGTGAGAAAAAATCCTGGAACCTTGGCCGCCTAAGCAGCCGGGAAAATCCTCTAGTCTTATTTACCCTAAGCACCCAGGCTGCGGTAGGTTTATTTATCAGCCTGTTTATCGGCAACCTGTTAGGCGTAAAACCCCTTGCCGCTATTGTTGCCACAGATCTCTATATTCCCTTATTAGTCGCAGCCCTAGGCATGATTGCTATCGGCCTATTAATGTCCACCGTACACCTAGGCAAACCCATGCGTTTTTATCGAGGCTTTAATAACCTCCGCCACTCCCCCGTAGCCAGAGAGGGTTTAGGCATAGTCGTCTTTATGGCCTGCGTTGGTTTTCATATGCTGGCCTCACTACCGGCTAATAATTTTGTAATGAACCTGGTCCCAGCACTCAGCGAATTCACCACCCTTGCCGCCATCACCGCCACCGTCTTTGGCGCACTGGCCATCCCCGCAGGCATCATCGCCCTTTACTATATGTACCGCTGCTACCGCATCAAAGCCCGCCCATTCTGGAACCACTGGCAAACCGCCACCAGCTTTGCCGGTTCTATGCTAACCCTTGGCGCGGTGGTGATTGCTGTTATCGCAACCCCGGTACTGTTATGGCTAAACCAATCCCCCGCTTCACTGCTAAGCCTGCTGGGTGGTTTTATGGCTATCGGCATTGCGCTTGAAGGTATTGGGCTGAGTTTTCATCATAAAGACTTAAGTGCTGCGGACCATGAAGGGGCGGCGTCTCACTATATTCAGCGAAGTACGTTTGGGAAAACTTATTTGTTGCGGAATGGTTTGATGGGGTTGAATCTTTTAGCGGCTATAGGTTTATGTCTTTGGGCTAGCGATAATGTTGCTAGCCTGATGTTATGGACTGCCTTGTTGGGTTCTATTGTGGTTACTGCGCTGATAGGTCGGGCATTGTTTTATGTATTGGTGGTGCCGACCACTATGCCCGGGGCGTTTTTCTGGAAGAATAAAGGGTTTGAGCAGCATGCTAGGGATATTGGGTTGGCGGATATGCCTCAGGTTGGGGTCGCGCCGTTGCATTGA
- a CDS encoding molybdopterin oxidoreductase family protein, which translates to MLFGRRKKNPIKLPDKKVVDWKYATCGYCSTGCSIEVGLDKAGNAVTTRGVADAPVNKGKLCIKGLTEAAIFEAKGRGTDPLIRNHESEEWQKTDWDTAFDKTAAEFKRIQEKYGPDSVAVVSTGQILTEEFYTLGKLTRGLIGTNNYDGNTTLCMASAVSGYKRSFGSDGPPGCYDDFEHTNCLLAFGSNLPEQHPIIYWRLKEALEKRKFPIIVVDPRVTMFAQFADIHLPITPGTDLVLLNALAHVILKEQLEDRAYIEQSCNGAAEFGELVEEYNPEMAAEITGIDADMIRHVARLYANAGAAMSIWTMGINQSTHGSDGVCAINNLNLITGNIGKPGSTSLSITGQCNAMGTREWSSCSGLPGYRALENEEHRNEIGQFWNVDPEFFPKKRGMFMTDIFPAIERGEIKALWLVATNPMTSMPDTGRIRRIMEKLEFCVVQDAYEDVEANQYAHVFFPASVWAEKSGCFTNTERRVNIITPVKPPLANSKPDLWIFNQLAKRWDHAKKMSFPEDSAEVFEEMKWLSRGVQGNTNGPNGKPRMLNISGMTHEKILEQRGIQWPMAEGEETGTERLYTDGVFQYPDGKAKLLALPFNDNNEKPSAEFPFWLNSGRVVEHFHTRTRTGKVGNCNKFSPTPYMEINPDAAHQLGIENMEYVKLVSPRGDAVVMAQLTQRVPKDMVFIPFHYHDCVNRLSLGLLDPHSRQPAFKQAAVRVEKTDQQAAAELNVANRAF; encoded by the coding sequence ATGCTGTTTGGTCGTCGTAAAAAGAATCCGATTAAGTTACCTGATAAAAAGGTCGTTGACTGGAAATATGCCACCTGTGGTTATTGCTCTACCGGGTGCTCGATTGAAGTTGGCTTGGATAAAGCCGGTAATGCGGTGACTACACGAGGTGTTGCTGATGCACCGGTTAATAAGGGTAAGCTGTGTATTAAAGGGCTAACAGAAGCGGCCATTTTTGAAGCCAAAGGGCGCGGTACTGATCCGCTGATTAGAAATCATGAATCTGAAGAGTGGCAGAAAACCGATTGGGATACCGCCTTTGATAAAACCGCTGCTGAGTTTAAACGTATACAAGAAAAATATGGCCCTGATTCAGTCGCCGTTGTTTCAACCGGTCAAATCCTAACCGAAGAATTTTATACCTTAGGCAAACTAACCCGCGGTTTAATCGGCACCAATAACTATGATGGAAATACCACACTGTGTATGGCCTCAGCCGTTTCAGGTTATAAACGGTCTTTTGGTTCTGATGGCCCGCCTGGTTGCTACGATGATTTTGAGCATACCAATTGCTTATTAGCCTTTGGCTCCAACCTCCCTGAACAACACCCCATTATTTACTGGCGCTTAAAAGAAGCGTTAGAAAAACGTAAATTTCCCATTATTGTGGTTGACCCCCGCGTCACCATGTTTGCCCAGTTTGCGGATATTCATCTACCCATTACACCCGGCACAGACCTAGTACTATTAAATGCACTGGCCCATGTGATTTTAAAAGAACAATTAGAAGACCGCGCCTATATCGAACAAAGCTGCAACGGCGCCGCCGAGTTTGGCGAATTAGTGGAAGAATACAATCCTGAAATGGCAGCAGAAATTACCGGCATCGATGCCGATATGATTCGCCACGTTGCCCGACTCTATGCCAATGCCGGCGCCGCCATGAGCATTTGGACCATGGGCATTAACCAAAGCACCCACGGCTCCGACGGGGTGTGTGCCATTAATAACTTAAATTTAATCACCGGCAATATCGGTAAACCTGGCAGCACTTCTCTATCAATTACTGGTCAGTGTAATGCCATGGGGACAAGAGAATGGTCTTCCTGCTCTGGCTTACCCGGTTACCGCGCCCTGGAAAATGAAGAACACCGCAACGAAATTGGCCAGTTCTGGAATGTAGACCCGGAATTTTTCCCGAAAAAACGTGGGATGTTTATGACGGATATTTTTCCTGCGATTGAACGCGGAGAAATTAAAGCGCTCTGGCTAGTAGCCACCAATCCTATGACCTCCATGCCCGACACTGGTCGTATCCGCCGCATTATGGAAAAGCTGGAATTCTGCGTAGTACAAGATGCCTACGAAGATGTAGAAGCCAACCAATATGCCCATGTATTTTTCCCCGCCTCCGTCTGGGCAGAAAAATCCGGCTGCTTTACCAATACCGAGCGCCGCGTCAATATCATTACCCCAGTCAAACCCCCACTGGCCAATTCCAAACCAGACCTGTGGATTTTTAACCAACTGGCCAAACGCTGGGACCACGCTAAAAAAATGTCCTTCCCCGAAGACAGCGCTGAAGTGTTTGAAGAAATGAAATGGCTATCCCGTGGGGTACAGGGCAATACCAATGGCCCTAACGGCAAACCCAGAATGCTTAATATCTCTGGCATGACCCACGAAAAAATTCTAGAACAACGCGGCATTCAATGGCCCATGGCCGAAGGCGAAGAAACCGGTACAGAAAGACTCTATACCGACGGCGTATTCCAATACCCCGACGGCAAAGCCAAACTGTTAGCCCTGCCCTTTAACGACAATAACGAAAAGCCCAGCGCAGAATTTCCCTTCTGGCTCAATAGCGGCCGCGTGGTTGAACACTTCCATACCCGCACCCGTACCGGCAAAGTGGGCAACTGCAATAAATTTAGTCCCACACCCTATATGGAAATCAACCCGGACGCCGCCCACCAACTGGGCATAGAAAATATGGAATATGTAAAACTGGTCTCCCCCCGGGGTGATGCGGTCGTTATGGCGCAACTAACTCAACGCGTACCTAAAGATATGGTGTTTATCCCATTTCATTATCACGACTGTGTTAATCGTTTATCCCTCGGCTTACTAGACCCACACTCTCGCCAGCCCGCTTTTAAACAAGCCGCCGTAAGAGTAGAAAAAACCGACCAGCAAGCCGCCGCCGAGCTTAACGTTGCCAACCGCGCCTTTTAA
- the nirB gene encoding nitrite reductase large subunit NirB has protein sequence MSTRLVVIGNGPVGHKFLETLVESGSAGDYEITVFGEEPRPAYDRVHLTAWFETRNADDLNMVPEDFYENNTIYIRNHEKVVSIDRSNKTVTSDRGLVTSYDKIILATGSFPFVPPVPGHDRDNTFVYRTIEDLEAITAASQNAKVGTVVGGGLLGLEAAKAIKDLGLKTHVVEFAPRLMAVQVDDGGGAMLRGKIEELGVSVHTEKNTQQIIDGENATHKMCFADGEELETDLIVFSAGIRPQDELGRQAELEIGERGGIVINDHCQTSDPDIYAIGEVALWGGRIFGLIAPGNTMAVAAADHITQKGDSTFSGADMSTKLKLMGVDVASVGDAHGNTPDSLSYSYINQVDGVYKKIVVDKDRKHLLGAVLVGDAEDYSNLLQFALNKMDLPEQPDSMILPSVDGGGFALGVDALPDDAVICSCNNVTKADVVSAVAGGSVTLGDLKDSTKAATGCGGCAALTTQLLNSELTNLGYEVNTDLCEHFPYTRQDLYNIVRVEKIKSFEELLEKHGTGHGCDICKPTTASILATCWNDHILEDKHHVLQDTNDYFMANMQKDGTYSVVPRVAGGEITPDKLIVLGQVAKKYDLYTKITGGQRVDLFGARGEQLPIIWRELIDAGFESGHAYGKSLRTVKSCVGSTWCRYGVQDSVGAAIKIEDRYKGLRSPHKLKMAVSGCTRECAEAQCKDVGIIATENGFNMYVCGNGGMKPRHADLFATDLDYDTLIQYIDRFFMFYIRTADRLQRTSVWMDNMEGGLEYLQSVIIDDKLGICAELESEMAHVVGTYQCEWKTTIEDPEKVKRFDHFVNSDESDSNVVFVKERQQIRPANENERKDLIATA, from the coding sequence ATGAGTACACGCCTGGTAGTAATTGGTAATGGCCCCGTAGGCCACAAATTTTTAGAGACACTGGTTGAAAGTGGCAGCGCCGGTGATTATGAAATCACCGTATTCGGTGAAGAGCCCCGCCCCGCCTATGACCGTGTGCACCTAACTGCATGGTTTGAAACCCGCAATGCCGACGACCTGAATATGGTGCCGGAAGACTTTTATGAAAATAACACTATCTATATTCGCAACCATGAAAAAGTTGTATCTATAGATAGAAGCAATAAAACCGTGACTTCAGACCGCGGCCTGGTCACCTCCTACGATAAAATTATCTTAGCCACCGGCTCCTTCCCCTTTGTACCCCCAGTACCGGGCCATGACCGTGACAATACCTTTGTCTATCGCACCATAGAAGATCTGGAAGCCATTACCGCTGCATCACAAAATGCCAAAGTCGGTACCGTTGTTGGTGGTGGCCTATTGGGACTTGAAGCGGCTAAAGCGATTAAAGACCTTGGCCTTAAAACCCACGTTGTAGAATTTGCCCCCCGCTTAATGGCCGTACAGGTTGATGATGGCGGCGGCGCTATGCTGCGAGGCAAGATTGAAGAACTGGGCGTAAGTGTCCATACCGAAAAAAATACCCAACAAATTATTGATGGCGAAAACGCCACCCATAAAATGTGCTTTGCCGATGGCGAAGAGCTGGAAACCGATTTAATTGTTTTCTCTGCCGGTATTCGCCCGCAGGATGAACTGGGTCGCCAAGCTGAATTAGAGATTGGTGAGCGCGGCGGTATTGTGATTAACGATCACTGCCAAACCTCAGACCCGGATATTTATGCTATTGGTGAAGTAGCCCTTTGGGGTGGACGCATCTTTGGTTTGATTGCCCCAGGCAATACCATGGCTGTGGCAGCGGCGGATCATATTACCCAGAAAGGTGATAGCACCTTCAGCGGTGCCGATATGAGTACCAAACTAAAACTGATGGGTGTAGATGTGGCTTCCGTAGGTGATGCCCACGGTAATACCCCAGACTCTTTATCCTATAGCTATATCAACCAGGTCGATGGCGTTTATAAAAAGATTGTTGTCGATAAAGACAGAAAGCACCTGTTAGGTGCCGTCTTAGTCGGCGATGCCGAAGACTATAGTAACCTGCTACAGTTTGCCTTAAATAAAATGGACCTGCCCGAGCAACCAGACAGCATGATTCTCCCCAGCGTTGATGGTGGCGGTTTTGCCTTGGGTGTTGATGCCCTGCCCGACGACGCTGTGATTTGTTCTTGTAACAATGTAACTAAAGCCGATGTAGTAAGTGCTGTAGCTGGTGGCTCTGTCACCTTGGGCGACTTAAAAGACAGCACTAAAGCAGCAACTGGCTGTGGTGGCTGTGCTGCATTAACCACACAACTATTAAATAGCGAATTAACCAACCTTGGCTACGAAGTAAATACCGACCTGTGTGAACACTTTCCTTACACTCGCCAGGACTTATACAACATTGTCCGTGTTGAAAAAATCAAAAGCTTTGAAGAACTACTGGAAAAACACGGTACCGGTCACGGCTGTGATATTTGTAAACCGACTACCGCCTCGATATTAGCCACCTGCTGGAACGATCATATTCTTGAAGACAAACACCATGTACTGCAAGACACCAATGATTATTTTATGGCGAATATGCAAAAGGACGGCACTTACTCCGTTGTACCTCGTGTAGCCGGTGGTGAAATTACGCCCGACAAATTAATTGTGTTAGGTCAGGTTGCTAAAAAATATGACCTCTATACCAAAATCACTGGCGGCCAGCGTGTGGATTTATTTGGCGCACGCGGAGAACAACTACCGATTATCTGGCGCGAACTGATTGATGCGGGTTTTGAATCTGGCCACGCCTATGGCAAATCATTACGTACTGTTAAATCCTGTGTGGGTTCTACCTGGTGCCGCTATGGTGTCCAAGACTCCGTTGGCGCAGCCATCAAAATCGAAGATCGCTATAAAGGTTTACGCTCACCCCATAAATTAAAAATGGCGGTATCGGGTTGTACCCGTGAATGTGCCGAGGCCCAGTGCAAAGACGTTGGCATTATCGCCACTGAAAACGGCTTTAATATGTATGTCTGCGGTAACGGCGGTATGAAACCTCGTCACGCCGATCTATTTGCTACCGACCTGGATTACGACACCCTAATCCAATATATCGATCGCTTCTTTATGTTCTATATCCGCACCGCTGATCGCTTACAACGCACCTCAGTCTGGATGGACAATATGGAAGGCGGTCTGGAATACCTACAGTCCGTTATTATCGATGACAAACTCGGCATCTGCGCCGAACTGGAATCAGAAATGGCCCATGTGGTTGGCACCTACCAGTGCGAATGGAAAACCACCATTGAAGACCCTGAAAAAGTAAAACGCTTTGATCACTTTGTTAACAGTGATGAAAGCGATAGCAATGTGGTATTTGTAAAAGAACGCCAGCAAATACGCCCCGCTAATGAAAATGAACGCAAAGATTTAATTGCGACAGCCTAA
- a CDS encoding SymE family type I addiction module toxin, whose protein sequence is MAKRTIPPELGSAQEKFSSFRKLKVRKSYYDYQHNGAYTHRHPTESPPVPWVQIKGYWLNQAGFTIGSPLSVEVQPGCIILKTQT, encoded by the coding sequence ATGGCTAAACGTACTATACCGCCAGAGCTTGGCTCGGCCCAAGAAAAATTTTCATCTTTCCGTAAACTCAAAGTCCGCAAAAGTTACTACGACTACCAACACAACGGTGCTTACACCCACCGCCACCCCACTGAAAGCCCTCCCGTCCCTTGGGTACAAATAAAAGGCTACTGGCTCAACCAGGCAGGCTTCACCATCGGCAGCCCCTTGTCAGTAGAAGTACAGCCGGGGTGTATTATTCTTAAAACGCAGACTTAA